The Podarcis raffonei isolate rPodRaf1 chromosome 2, rPodRaf1.pri, whole genome shotgun sequence genome window below encodes:
- the RAB5B gene encoding ras-related protein Rab-5B, whose translation MTSRGAARPNGQSQASKICQFKLVLLGESAVGKSSLVLRFVKGQFHEYQESTIGAAFLTQSVCLDDTTVKFEIWDTAGQERYHSLAPMYYRGAQAAIVVYDITNQETFARAKTWVKELQRQASPNIVIALAGNKADLANKRMVEYEEAQAYADDNSLLFMETSAKTAMNVNDLFLAIAKKLPKSEPQSTGGAVGRNRGVDLHEQSQQNKSQCCSN comes from the exons ATGACCAGCAGAGGAGCTGCCAGGCCGAATGGTCAGTCGCAAGCCAGCAAGATCTGTCAGTTCAAGCTAGTACTACTGGGCGAATCGGCAGTAGGCAAGTCCAGCCTGGTGCTGCGTTTTGTCAAGGGACAGTTCCACGAATACCAGGAGAGCACCATAGGTG CTGCTTTCCTCACACAGTCTGTCTGCCTAGATGACACAACGGTAAAGTTTGAGATCTGGGACACAGCTGGTCAGGAAAGATATCACAGTTTGGCCCCTATGTATTACCGAGGGGCTCAAGCTGCCATTGTGGTGTATGACATAACCAACCAG GAAACGTTTGCACGAGCGAAAACATGGGTGAAAGAACTCCAGCGGCAAGCTAGCCCAAACATTGTCATAGCCTTAGCAGGAAATAAGGCGGATCTTGCCAATAAGCGCATGGTAGAGTATGAA GAGGCCCAGGCTTATGCAGATGACAACAGTCTATTGTTTATGGAGACATCAGCCAAGACAGCAATGAATGTTAACGATCTCTTCCTGGCGATAG cTAAGAAGCTGCCAAAGAGCGAGCCCCAGAGCACAGGGGGTGCCGTGGGTCGGAATCGAGGGGTGGACCTTCACGAGCAGTCCCAGCAGAACAAGAGCCAGTGTTGCAGCAACTAA